From the Amycolatopsis thermoflava N1165 genome, one window contains:
- the rsmI gene encoding 16S rRNA (cytidine(1402)-2'-O)-methyltransferase — MPLVLAATPLGDSRDASPRLVTALAEADVIAAEDTRRLRSLATALDVTPRGRVVSFYEDVETSRLPKLLEALRAGETVVLVTDAGMPSVSDPGYRLVAACVEEDLPVTCLPGPSAVTTALALSGLPSDRFCFEGFAPRKPGEKGRWFRELAAEPRTVVFFESPHRLAATLTEAAAALGDERRAAVCRELTKTYEEVRRGTLPELAAWAADGVRGEITVVLEGARPRAVSVTDLVAEVSARVAAGERLKSAAAEVAEATGVSKKELYDAVLAARRA, encoded by the coding sequence ATGCCACTCGTCCTCGCCGCGACCCCCCTCGGTGACTCCCGCGACGCTTCGCCGCGCCTGGTCACCGCACTGGCCGAGGCGGACGTGATCGCCGCCGAGGACACCCGGCGGCTGCGGTCGCTGGCCACCGCGCTGGACGTGACGCCGCGCGGGCGGGTGGTCAGCTTCTACGAGGACGTCGAGACGTCCCGGCTGCCGAAGCTGCTGGAGGCGCTGCGGGCCGGGGAGACGGTCGTGCTGGTCACCGACGCCGGCATGCCCAGCGTGTCCGATCCGGGGTACCGCCTGGTCGCCGCGTGCGTCGAGGAGGACCTGCCGGTCACCTGCCTGCCCGGTCCGTCGGCGGTGACGACCGCGCTGGCGCTGTCCGGGCTGCCCAGCGACCGGTTCTGCTTCGAGGGCTTCGCGCCGCGCAAGCCGGGTGAGAAGGGGCGCTGGTTCCGCGAGCTGGCGGCCGAGCCGCGGACGGTCGTGTTCTTCGAGTCGCCGCACCGGCTGGCCGCGACGCTGACCGAAGCGGCCGCCGCCCTGGGTGACGAGCGGCGGGCGGCGGTGTGCCGGGAGCTGACGAAGACGTACGAGGAGGTGCGGCGCGGGACGCTGCCCGAGCTGGCGGCCTGGGCGGCGGACGGCGTGCGCGGCGAGATCACGGTGGTGCTGGAGGGCGCCCGGCCACGGGCGGTGTCGGTGACGGACCTGGTGGCGGAGGTGTCGGCCCGCGTGGCGGCAGGCGAGCGGCTCAAGTCCGCGGCGGCCGAGGTCGCCGAGGCGACCGGGGTGTCGAAGAAGGAGCTGTACGACGCGGTGCTGGCGGCGCGGCGCGCCTGA